A stretch of Sinorhizobium meliloti DNA encodes these proteins:
- a CDS encoding DUF2312 domain-containing protein — protein sequence MSDAHGIARDQLRAFIERIERLEEEKKTIADDIKDVYGEAKSMGFDAKILRKVISIRKQDADERMEQEAILDTYLQALGMIPAVEAEDAA from the coding sequence ATGTCGGATGCTCACGGCATTGCCCGCGACCAGCTTCGCGCTTTCATCGAACGGATCGAACGGCTGGAAGAAGAGAAGAAGACCATCGCCGACGACATCAAGGATGTCTATGGCGAGGCAAAATCGATGGGCTTCGATGCCAAGATCCTGCGCAAGGTGATATCGATCCGCAAGCAGGACGCCGACGAGCGCATGGAACAGGAAGCGATTCTCGACACCTATCTGCAGGCGCTGGGCATGATCCCTGCCGTCGAAGCCGAGGACGCAGCCTGA
- the pyk gene encoding pyruvate kinase, translating to MRRNRKVKILATLGPASADEQMIQKLHEAGADLFRINMSHASHEVMRTLIERIRVVEARCGRPIGILADLQGPKLRVGKFAEGKVELKIGQTFTLDNRDVPGDSRRVYLPHPEILEAVKPGHRLLIDDGKLHLRAEKTDGKSIVTTVVSGTRISDRKGVSLPDTLLGVGALTDKDRVDLDAVLATGEVDWVALSFIQRPEDLAEVRKIARGRVGLMSKIEKPQAIERIDEIIELSDALMVARGDLGVEMPLESVPGLQKQLTRACRRAGKPVVVATQMLESMISSPVPTRAEVSDVATAVFEGADAVMLSAESASGEYPVEAVSTMASIASNVERDPHYPGIIYAQRTPPEATGADAISLAAHQIAETLKLAAIVTYTSSGTTGLRAARERPQVPVIALSPIVQTARRLSVVWGLHCVVTEDATDLDDMVNRACRIVSTEGFGKPGDRIIVTAGVPLGTPGATNMLRIAYIGSDGQSGI from the coding sequence ATGAGACGGAACAGGAAAGTCAAAATCCTCGCGACGCTCGGGCCGGCATCGGCCGACGAGCAAATGATTCAGAAGCTGCACGAGGCGGGGGCCGATCTGTTCCGTATCAACATGAGCCATGCAAGCCATGAGGTCATGCGCACGCTGATCGAGCGGATCCGTGTGGTCGAGGCGCGCTGCGGCCGTCCGATCGGCATCCTCGCCGATCTGCAGGGGCCGAAGCTGCGCGTCGGAAAGTTCGCCGAAGGCAAGGTCGAGCTCAAGATCGGCCAGACATTCACGCTCGACAACCGCGACGTGCCCGGCGACAGCCGCCGCGTCTATCTTCCGCATCCGGAGATCCTCGAAGCGGTGAAGCCCGGCCATCGCCTGCTCATCGACGATGGCAAGCTGCATCTGCGCGCCGAAAAGACCGATGGCAAGAGCATCGTCACCACGGTCGTTTCCGGCACGCGGATTTCGGATCGCAAGGGCGTCAGCCTGCCCGATACCCTGCTTGGCGTCGGCGCGCTGACGGACAAGGACCGCGTCGACCTCGACGCCGTGCTGGCGACAGGAGAGGTCGATTGGGTGGCGCTTTCCTTCATCCAGCGCCCTGAGGACCTTGCCGAGGTTCGCAAGATCGCCCGCGGCCGCGTTGGACTGATGTCGAAGATCGAGAAGCCGCAGGCGATCGAGCGGATAGACGAGATCATCGAGCTTTCGGATGCGCTGATGGTGGCACGCGGCGACCTGGGCGTCGAAATGCCGCTCGAATCCGTACCGGGACTTCAGAAGCAACTGACGCGTGCCTGCCGGCGAGCCGGCAAGCCGGTCGTCGTCGCCACGCAGATGCTCGAATCGATGATCTCCTCGCCTGTGCCGACGCGCGCAGAAGTGTCGGACGTGGCTACCGCCGTGTTCGAGGGTGCCGATGCGGTGATGCTTTCGGCCGAATCCGCCTCCGGCGAGTACCCCGTCGAGGCGGTTTCTACCATGGCGTCGATCGCCAGCAACGTCGAGCGCGATCCGCATTATCCGGGGATCATCTACGCTCAGCGCACGCCGCCGGAGGCAACGGGCGCGGACGCCATTTCGCTTGCCGCTCACCAGATCGCCGAGACGCTCAAGCTTGCCGCAATCGTGACCTACACCTCCTCTGGCACCACCGGCCTGCGCGCGGCGCGCGAGCGCCCCCAGGTGCCTGTCATCGCGCTTTCGCCGATCGTCCAGACGGCCCGTCGCCTTTCCGTGGTCTGGGGGCTGCACTGTGTCGTCACAGAGGACGCGACCGACCTCGACGATATGGTCAACCGCGCCTGTCGAATCGTCTCGACGGAAGGCTTCGGCAAGCCGGGAGACCGCATCATCGTTACCGCCGGCGTGCCGCTCGGTACCCCCGGCGCCACCAACATGCTGCGCATCGCCTATATCGGCTCGGACGGCCAATCGGGCATCTGA
- a CDS encoding DUF1036 domain-containing protein — translation MTFGSILLFSLAISASFLSAGDARADFRVCNGTQTLVGVAIGYRAKEGWVTEGWWQVPATTCATLIEGELQSRYYYLYAEDAAKGGRWTGDVNMCVAENEFKIVGVQDCFARGFQRMGFKEYDTGRQGSWMVQLSDTPGTQESQN, via the coding sequence ATGACGTTTGGATCCATCCTCCTGTTTTCCTTGGCAATTTCCGCTTCATTTCTCTCTGCCGGCGATGCCCGCGCCGATTTTCGAGTCTGCAACGGGACGCAGACTCTGGTCGGCGTGGCAATCGGTTATCGGGCCAAGGAAGGCTGGGTGACGGAAGGCTGGTGGCAGGTTCCGGCGACGACCTGCGCCACGCTGATCGAGGGCGAACTTCAGTCCCGATATTATTATCTCTACGCGGAAGATGCGGCCAAGGGCGGCCGTTGGACCGGCGATGTCAACATGTGCGTGGCCGAGAACGAGTTCAAGATCGTCGGCGTGCAGGACTGCTTCGCCCGCGGCTTCCAGCGCATGGGATTCAAGGAATACGACACGGGGCGGCAGGGAAGCTGGATGGTTCAGCTTTCCGACACGCCCGGCACGCAGGAAAGCCAGAATTGA
- the ykgO gene encoding type B 50S ribosomal protein L36 produces MKIKNSLKSLKTRHRENRLVRRKGRVYIINKLNPRFKARQG; encoded by the coding sequence ATGAAGATCAAGAATTCGCTCAAGTCCCTGAAGACCCGTCACCGCGAAAACCGCCTGGTTCGTCGCAAGGGCCGCGTCTACATCATCAACAAGCTGAACCCGCGCTTCAAGGCACGCCAGGGCTGA
- a CDS encoding YdcH family protein → MPDQDQAELRLTIARLRQEHEDYDAAINAMIQTGCDALRVQRMKKKKLAIKDKITKIEDQIIPDIIA, encoded by the coding sequence ATGCCGGACCAGGACCAGGCCGAACTCAGACTGACTATCGCGCGCCTGAGGCAGGAACACGAAGACTACGACGCGGCAATCAACGCGATGATCCAGACGGGCTGCGACGCCTTGCGCGTCCAGCGCATGAAAAAGAAGAAGCTGGCCATCAAGGACAAGATCACCAAGATCGAAGACCAGATCATTCCCGACATCATCGCCTGA
- a CDS encoding M3 family oligoendopeptidase, translating to MNFASPRLAASGQSLLRATLVNSGADQATAAPTELGELPSWRLTDLYLSPSSEEFRSDLAKAEADAIAFEAKWKGKLKEAAGRTGDQGIGAAVKEFEALDDLMGRIASFAGLTYFSDTSNPANGKLYGDVQSKLTDISAHLLFFSLELNRIDDKVIDDALTTDSLAAHYRPWILDLRKDKPYQLDDRLEQLFLEKSMTGANAFNRLFDETIASLTFSVDGKEQPLEVTLNLLQDPSVEVRKKAALALAETFKANIRTFTLVTNTLAKDKEISDRWRGFEDIADSRHLANRVEREVVDALAASVKAAYPRLSHRYYAMKAKWLGMEQMDFWDRNAPLPETPNALIPWNEARDTVLSAYHAFAPEMAAIARRFFDDGWIDAPVRPGKAPGAFAHPTVPSVHPYVLVNYMGKPRDVMTLAHELGHGVHQVLAGAQGALMASTPLTLAETASVFGEMLTFRALLDRTKDKRERKAMLAQKVEDMINTVVRQIAFYDFERKVHTARKEGELTAEDLGRIWLSVQSESLGPAIRLSESYETYWAYIPHFIHSPFYVYAYAFGDCLVNSLYAVYQNAERGFQEKYFEMLKAGGTKHHSELLAPFGLDATDPSFWAQGLSMIEGLIDELEALDKA from the coding sequence ATGAATTTTGCCTCGCCACGTCTCGCCGCCTCCGGGCAATCCCTCCTGCGCGCCACGCTGGTCAACTCCGGGGCCGATCAGGCTACCGCGGCGCCGACCGAGCTCGGCGAGCTGCCGTCCTGGCGGCTCACGGACCTCTACCTCTCACCCTCTTCCGAGGAATTCCGCTCGGACCTCGCGAAGGCGGAAGCCGACGCGATCGCCTTCGAAGCGAAGTGGAAGGGCAAGCTGAAGGAGGCTGCCGGCCGAACCGGTGATCAGGGCATCGGCGCGGCCGTGAAGGAATTCGAGGCGCTGGACGACCTCATGGGCCGCATCGCCTCCTTTGCCGGACTTACCTATTTTTCCGATACGTCCAATCCGGCGAACGGAAAGCTCTACGGCGACGTCCAGTCGAAGCTTACCGACATATCGGCGCATCTCCTGTTCTTCTCGCTGGAACTCAACCGCATCGACGACAAGGTGATCGACGACGCCCTCACGACCGACAGCCTTGCCGCCCACTATCGGCCCTGGATTCTGGACCTGCGCAAGGACAAGCCCTATCAGCTCGACGACAGGCTGGAGCAGCTTTTCCTCGAAAAGTCGATGACCGGCGCAAACGCCTTCAACCGGCTCTTCGACGAGACGATCGCATCGCTGACCTTTTCGGTGGACGGCAAGGAGCAGCCGCTGGAAGTGACGCTCAACCTTCTGCAGGACCCTTCGGTCGAGGTGCGCAAGAAGGCCGCGCTCGCGCTTGCGGAGACCTTCAAGGCGAATATCCGCACCTTTACCCTCGTCACCAATACGCTTGCAAAGGACAAGGAAATCTCCGACCGCTGGCGCGGTTTCGAGGATATCGCCGACAGCCGCCATCTCGCCAACCGGGTGGAGCGTGAGGTCGTGGATGCTCTGGCCGCATCGGTAAAGGCCGCCTACCCCCGGCTCTCGCACCGCTACTATGCGATGAAGGCCAAGTGGCTCGGCATGGAGCAGATGGATTTCTGGGACCGGAACGCGCCTCTGCCGGAAACGCCGAACGCGCTTATTCCCTGGAACGAAGCCAGGGACACGGTCCTTTCCGCCTATCACGCCTTCGCCCCGGAAATGGCGGCGATCGCGCGGCGCTTCTTCGACGATGGCTGGATCGACGCGCCGGTGCGACCCGGCAAGGCGCCGGGCGCTTTCGCGCATCCGACCGTCCCTTCCGTGCACCCCTATGTTCTGGTCAACTACATGGGCAAGCCGCGCGACGTGATGACGCTCGCCCACGAGCTCGGGCACGGCGTCCATCAGGTCCTCGCCGGCGCGCAGGGCGCGCTGATGGCCTCGACGCCGCTGACGCTTGCGGAAACCGCATCCGTGTTCGGCGAGATGCTCACCTTCCGCGCGCTCCTCGACCGGACGAAGGACAAGCGCGAGCGCAAGGCGATGCTTGCGCAGAAGGTCGAGGACATGATCAACACGGTCGTCCGGCAGATCGCCTTCTACGATTTCGAGCGCAAGGTGCATACGGCTCGCAAGGAAGGCGAACTGACGGCCGAGGACCTGGGGCGGATATGGCTGTCGGTGCAGAGCGAAAGCCTCGGCCCGGCGATCCGGCTTTCTGAGAGCTACGAGACCTACTGGGCCTATATCCCCCACTTCATCCATTCGCCCTTCTACGTCTATGCCTATGCCTTCGGCGATTGCCTGGTGAACTCCCTCTATGCCGTCTATCAGAACGCCGAGCGCGGCTTCCAGGAGAAGTATTTCGAGATGCTGAAGGCGGGCGGCACGAAGCATCATTCCGAACTTCTGGCGCCCTTCGGGCTCGACGCCACCGATCCGTCGTTCTGGGCACAGGGCCTGTCGATGATTGAAGGGCTCATCGACGAACTGGAGGCGCTTGATAAGGCGTGA
- a CDS encoding N-formylglutamate amidohydrolase yields MQHYSPYEITGGDPAKGLVLVADHAMNRLPPEYGRLGLPESAFERHIAYDIGIEPLTRQLSAALDAPAVLGCFSRLLIDPNRGEDDPTLIMKISDGAIVPGNHPISDEEWQNRIRRFHRPYHEAVSETIARSAAAGGRAPLVISLHSFTPFWKGVARPWHASVLWDNDPRAVFPLIERLEAAGDIVVGNNEPYDGALRGDTMYRHCMAPGIAHALIEVRQDLIADAAGAAAWAERLTPILAALNGLPELHAYHRHPSRTGAYSD; encoded by the coding sequence ATGCAGCACTACTCTCCTTACGAGATCACCGGGGGCGATCCGGCAAAGGGTCTCGTGCTGGTTGCCGACCATGCAATGAACCGGCTGCCGCCGGAATATGGCCGGCTTGGCCTGCCCGAAAGCGCCTTCGAGCGTCACATCGCCTACGATATCGGCATCGAACCGCTGACGCGGCAATTGTCGGCCGCACTTGACGCGCCGGCCGTGCTCGGCTGTTTCTCGCGCCTCCTGATCGATCCGAATCGCGGCGAAGACGACCCCACCCTGATCATGAAGATTTCCGATGGCGCGATCGTTCCGGGCAACCACCCGATCTCGGACGAGGAGTGGCAGAACCGCATAAGGCGCTTTCACCGCCCCTATCACGAGGCCGTATCCGAGACCATCGCCCGGTCCGCCGCCGCCGGCGGAAGAGCGCCTCTCGTCATCTCCCTGCATTCCTTCACGCCCTTCTGGAAGGGCGTGGCACGCCCCTGGCATGCCTCGGTTCTCTGGGACAACGACCCTCGCGCCGTGTTTCCGCTGATCGAACGGCTGGAGGCGGCCGGCGACATCGTCGTCGGCAACAACGAGCCCTATGACGGTGCGCTGCGTGGCGATACCATGTACCGGCACTGCATGGCTCCCGGGATTGCGCATGCGCTGATAGAGGTCCGCCAGGACCTGATCGCCGATGCCGCGGGCGCCGCCGCCTGGGCGGAACGTCTGACGCCCATCCTTGCGGCGCTCAACGGTCTGCCGGAGCTTCATGCCTACCATCGCCACCCGTCCCGTACGGGTGCTTACAGCGACTGA
- a CDS encoding YdcH family protein — protein sequence MTIEAHLATLEKKHGVLEEELHEALNSPSCEDELISELKRRKLRIKDEIERLRSSTH from the coding sequence ATGACCATTGAGGCTCATCTTGCAACGCTTGAGAAAAAACATGGCGTCCTTGAAGAGGAGCTACACGAGGCTCTGAACTCTCCGTCCTGCGAGGACGAACTGATCAGCGAACTCAAGCGACGGAAGCTGCGCATCAAGGACGAAATCGAAAGACTCCGTTCCTCGACGCACTGA
- a CDS encoding DUF1244 domain-containing protein, whose translation MSEISPEQRTAFEAAAFRRLLEHLRERSDVQNIDLMNLAGFCRNCLSNWYREAAEASGVPMSKEESREIVYGMPYEEWRTQNQGEASPEQKAAFERNRPKE comes from the coding sequence ATGAGCGAAATCAGCCCGGAACAGCGCACCGCTTTCGAGGCCGCGGCCTTCCGCCGGCTGCTCGAGCATCTGCGCGAACGCAGCGACGTCCAGAACATCGACCTGATGAACCTCGCCGGCTTCTGCCGCAATTGCCTGTCGAATTGGTATCGCGAGGCTGCGGAGGCTTCCGGCGTGCCGATGAGCAAGGAGGAGTCCCGGGAGATCGTCTACGGCATGCCCTATGAGGAATGGCGGACGCAGAATCAGGGTGAGGCCTCGCCCGAGCAGAAAGCCGCGTTCGAGCGCAATCGCCCGAAGGAGTAG
- the purE gene encoding 5-(carboxyamino)imidazole ribonucleotide mutase: MDRDVTDTTPPPVAIIMGSQSDWETMKNAADTLEALDIAYEARIVSAHRTPDRLVRFAKGARDEGFQVIIAGAGGAAHLPGMCAAMTPLPVFGVPVQSKALSGQDSLLSIVQMPAGIPVGTLAIGKAGAINAALLAAAVLALGDEDLADRLDDWREQQTVSVAEYPVDEA; encoded by the coding sequence ATGGACCGAGACGTGACCGATACTACGCCCCCGCCCGTTGCCATCATCATGGGAAGCCAGTCGGACTGGGAGACGATGAAGAACGCGGCAGACACGCTCGAGGCGCTCGACATCGCCTACGAAGCCCGGATCGTTTCCGCCCATCGCACGCCCGACCGCCTGGTCCGCTTCGCCAAGGGCGCGCGCGACGAGGGGTTCCAGGTGATCATCGCCGGCGCAGGCGGTGCTGCGCATCTTCCCGGCATGTGCGCGGCCATGACGCCGCTTCCGGTCTTCGGCGTTCCGGTCCAGTCGAAAGCGCTTTCCGGCCAGGACAGCCTGCTGTCGATCGTGCAGATGCCGGCCGGCATTCCGGTCGGCACGCTTGCGATCGGCAAGGCGGGGGCCATCAATGCGGCACTTCTGGCCGCCGCCGTGCTCGCGCTCGGTGACGAGGATCTTGCCGACCGTCTCGACGACTGGCGCGAACAGCAGACCGTATCGGTCGCGGAATATCCGGTAGACGAGGCATGA
- a CDS encoding DUF882 domain-containing protein: MPNLFGLEEPVGSFARRLCSAVARKAPQVLASIALVCSLVTPGMAPPVEAAGQTRTLKLYFIHTKEKAQITYKRNGRYDQKGLQQINRFLRDWRRNEPTKMDPRLLDLVWEVYQKSGSRDYIHVVSAYRSPATNGMLRSRSKGVAKKSQHMLGKAMDFYIPDVKLKTLREVGMKFQVGGVGYYPTSGSPFVHMDVGGVRAWPRMTRNELARLFPDGKTMHIPSDGRPLPGYEQAVADYKRRVGASAIEVAGGGAKGPGDTGKRRNLFAALFGGGGDEDEEPAAIAAGGAEEEAPAKVQTASAPAARDALPGVAGSTAAPAEQDINAPVPAVRPAFKETPADGGVAVALVAPEKNSAQEALAAAMQPTTAVPSEFADLSALKVPVPQMLDRRDMNALIANETLVASADGQAQEFGFVPVPGMRPAGEEALAAVAHAEVTIPASADRPALASAAQPPAAGTRVALAAPTSEDRTPAFSPAIEVAAYAPQPGSASREAIFDSVFDTEADAPSKGARPKRQDAEAKSRSSVRTEPKLTKKIISEWALSAGRVATLSKPVKAPRFVSKSLRVAPTTVYAAGFTSNSGAVDTARFSGSAVNFMEVKKFSTN; encoded by the coding sequence ATGCCAAATTTGTTCGGTTTGGAGGAACCAGTCGGTTCCTTTGCGCGCAGACTCTGCTCGGCGGTCGCTCGAAAGGCGCCCCAGGTCCTGGCGTCCATCGCGCTGGTTTGCTCCCTTGTCACACCCGGCATGGCGCCTCCGGTCGAGGCCGCCGGCCAGACACGCACCCTCAAGCTCTATTTCATCCACACCAAGGAAAAGGCGCAGATCACCTACAAGCGCAACGGTCGCTACGATCAGAAGGGTCTGCAGCAGATCAATCGCTTCCTGCGCGACTGGCGGCGAAACGAGCCGACCAAAATGGACCCGCGCCTGCTCGATCTCGTCTGGGAAGTTTACCAGAAGAGCGGTTCTCGCGACTACATCCATGTCGTTTCCGCCTATCGCTCCCCCGCCACGAACGGCATGCTGAGGTCGCGGTCGAAGGGCGTCGCGAAGAAGAGCCAGCACATGCTCGGCAAGGCGATGGACTTCTATATACCGGACGTGAAGCTCAAGACGCTGCGCGAGGTCGGCATGAAGTTCCAGGTGGGCGGCGTCGGCTATTATCCGACTTCCGGTTCGCCCTTCGTCCATATGGACGTCGGTGGCGTGCGAGCCTGGCCGCGCATGACGCGCAACGAACTCGCGCGGCTCTTCCCGGACGGCAAGACCATGCATATTCCCTCCGACGGCAGGCCGCTGCCGGGCTATGAGCAGGCGGTGGCCGATTACAAGCGCCGCGTCGGCGCATCGGCGATCGAGGTCGCAGGCGGCGGCGCCAAGGGTCCGGGCGATACCGGCAAGCGCCGCAACCTGTTCGCTGCGCTCTTCGGCGGAGGCGGCGACGAGGATGAAGAACCCGCGGCAATCGCTGCCGGCGGCGCCGAAGAGGAAGCTCCGGCCAAGGTTCAGACCGCATCCGCGCCGGCGGCCCGGGATGCGCTTCCCGGCGTTGCCGGTTCCACCGCGGCGCCTGCCGAACAGGATATCAACGCACCGGTGCCGGCCGTGCGACCGGCATTCAAGGAAACCCCGGCTGATGGCGGCGTAGCGGTTGCACTCGTCGCGCCGGAGAAGAACAGTGCCCAGGAGGCGCTGGCAGCCGCCATGCAGCCGACGACGGCCGTGCCTTCGGAATTCGCGGATCTGAGCGCGCTCAAGGTTCCGGTTCCGCAAATGCTCGACCGTCGCGACATGAACGCTCTGATCGCCAACGAGACGCTCGTCGCCTCCGCCGACGGCCAGGCTCAGGAGTTCGGCTTCGTGCCGGTGCCTGGAATGCGTCCGGCCGGCGAAGAGGCACTCGCGGCCGTGGCTCACGCCGAGGTCACTATTCCCGCTTCCGCGGATCGGCCTGCGCTCGCTTCCGCGGCACAGCCGCCGGCAGCCGGCACACGCGTGGCCCTCGCCGCGCCGACCAGCGAGGATCGGACGCCTGCATTTTCTCCGGCGATCGAGGTCGCCGCCTATGCGCCGCAGCCGGGTTCCGCTTCACGTGAGGCGATCTTCGACAGCGTCTTCGACACGGAGGCCGACGCTCCCTCGAAGGGCGCACGTCCCAAGAGGCAGGATGCCGAGGCGAAGAGCCGGTCTTCTGTCCGCACGGAACCTAAACTGACGAAGAAGATCATTTCCGAGTGGGCACTTTCGGCGGGCCGTGTGGCGACCCTGTCGAAGCCGGTCAAGGCGCCGCGCTTCGTCAGCAAGTCGCTCCGCGTCGCTCCGACGACCGTTTATGCGGCCGGCTTTACCAGCAATAGCGGAGCGGTCGATACGGCGCGCTTCAGCGGCAGCGCCGTCAACTTCATGGAAGTGAAGAAGTTCAGCACAAACTGA
- a CDS encoding 5-(carboxyamino)imidazole ribonucleotide synthase: MKTIGIIGGGQLGRMLAMAAARLNFRTVVLEPQPDCPAAQVANDQIVAAYDDPRALDELARVADLITYEFENVPVSAAEQLARSRPVFPPPKALEVAQDRLAEKRFINGCGIATAGFQPVDSQADLEAALAEFGGAGVLKTRRLGYDGKGQRVFRSATDDPAGAYVALGQVPLILESFVPFDREISVIAARAADGTTACFDPAENVHRNGILHTSTVPASVGPSATEAARKAATAILDALGYVGVIGVEFFVLADGGVVANEIAPRVHNSGHWTEAACVVSQFEQHIRAIAGLPLGDPSRHSDCVMQNLVGDDIARVPDLLAERNVFLHLYGKAEARPGRKMGHFTRLL, encoded by the coding sequence ATGAAGACCATCGGCATCATCGGTGGCGGCCAGCTTGGCCGCATGCTGGCCATGGCCGCTGCCCGCCTGAACTTCCGCACCGTGGTGCTCGAGCCGCAGCCGGACTGTCCGGCGGCGCAGGTGGCGAACGACCAGATCGTCGCCGCCTATGACGATCCGCGCGCGCTGGACGAGCTTGCGCGGGTGGCGGATCTCATCACTTACGAATTCGAGAACGTCCCGGTCTCGGCCGCCGAGCAACTCGCCCGTTCGCGGCCGGTCTTTCCGCCGCCGAAGGCGCTGGAAGTGGCACAGGACCGTCTCGCCGAGAAGCGCTTCATCAACGGCTGTGGCATCGCCACCGCCGGATTCCAACCCGTCGACAGCCAGGCCGACCTCGAGGCCGCCCTTGCGGAATTCGGCGGCGCCGGCGTGCTCAAGACCCGCCGGCTCGGCTACGACGGCAAGGGCCAGCGCGTCTTTCGTTCCGCTACCGACGATCCGGCCGGCGCCTATGTCGCGCTCGGACAGGTACCGCTGATCCTCGAAAGCTTCGTGCCGTTCGACCGGGAGATCTCGGTCATCGCCGCACGCGCGGCCGACGGCACGACCGCCTGTTTCGATCCTGCCGAGAATGTGCATCGCAACGGCATTCTCCACACCTCGACCGTGCCCGCATCCGTCGGTCCGTCAGCCACGGAGGCCGCCCGCAAGGCGGCAACCGCCATCCTCGACGCGCTCGGCTATGTCGGCGTCATCGGTGTCGAGTTCTTCGTTCTGGCCGACGGCGGCGTCGTCGCAAACGAGATCGCGCCGCGCGTACACAATTCCGGCCATTGGACGGAGGCCGCCTGCGTCGTTTCGCAGTTCGAGCAGCATATCCGCGCGATTGCAGGCCTGCCCCTCGGCGACCCGTCGCGCCATTCGGATTGCGTGATGCAGAACCTGGTCGGCGACGACATCGCCCGCGTTCCGGACTTGCTTGCCGAGCGCAATGTGTTCCTTCATCTCTACGGCAAGGCCGAGGCGCGGCCCGGCCGCAAAATGGGGCACTTCACCCGCCTGCTCTGA
- a CDS encoding sigma-54-dependent transcriptional regulator, with product MTSHILVIDDDPVQRRLLTNMIERLGHVAHLADNGRSGLELLQRKGGIINVILLDLLMPEMNGHGLLEALAERGIDIPVIVQTGQGGIETVVQAMQAGAFDFLVKPVSPERLSIALGNALKMASRDGKVKTARRPRGGAVGFDDIVSASPAMIRVIDLARRAAQSNIPIVLEGESGVGKEMVARAIQAASDRAAKPFVTVNCGAIPHNLVESILFGHEKGAFTGASEKHSGKFVDADGGTLFLDEIGDLPLDVQVKLLRAVQQGEIETIGARQPQKVNVRLISATNKDLITEVREGRFREDLYYRLNVFPITIPALRRRKEDIPVLVRAFVERFSAEQRLDQRLTVSSGAMALLTSYDWPGNIRQLENAIFRAVVLADGHELTVRDFPQVATQIPGYIVADRSGLSWGEAGPERRPASGQLAAAQADAGAREQPAHSEQTPEGRLENAIASLSEGGEVRKLAEVEEELIRFALKFYRGQMSQVARKLGIGRSTLYRKLKDYGIDPDNPLREAA from the coding sequence GTGACATCCCATATTCTTGTCATCGACGACGATCCGGTGCAGCGGCGGCTGCTGACGAACATGATCGAGCGGCTGGGCCATGTCGCGCATCTCGCCGACAACGGGCGCAGCGGGCTCGAACTCCTGCAGCGCAAAGGCGGCATCATCAACGTCATCCTGCTCGATCTTCTGATGCCGGAAATGAACGGGCACGGCCTTCTCGAGGCGCTCGCCGAGCGTGGCATCGACATCCCGGTCATCGTCCAGACAGGGCAGGGCGGCATCGAGACGGTGGTCCAGGCGATGCAGGCCGGCGCCTTCGATTTCCTCGTCAAGCCGGTTTCGCCGGAGCGGCTGTCGATCGCCTTGGGCAACGCGCTGAAGATGGCGAGTCGTGACGGCAAGGTCAAAACCGCGCGGCGTCCGCGTGGCGGGGCCGTCGGTTTCGACGATATAGTCTCGGCGAGCCCGGCGATGATCCGCGTCATCGATCTCGCGCGCCGCGCTGCTCAGTCGAACATCCCGATCGTGCTCGAGGGCGAGTCGGGCGTCGGCAAGGAAATGGTGGCCCGCGCCATCCAGGCGGCGAGCGACCGGGCGGCGAAGCCTTTCGTCACCGTCAATTGCGGCGCGATCCCCCACAATCTCGTCGAGAGCATTCTCTTCGGCCATGAGAAGGGAGCGTTTACGGGCGCGAGCGAAAAGCACAGCGGCAAGTTCGTCGATGCCGACGGCGGGACCCTCTTTCTCGACGAAATCGGCGATCTTCCGCTCGACGTACAGGTCAAGCTGCTGCGCGCCGTCCAGCAGGGCGAGATCGAGACGATCGGGGCGCGTCAGCCGCAGAAGGTGAATGTGCGCCTCATCTCGGCCACCAATAAGGACCTTATCACCGAGGTTCGCGAGGGCCGGTTCCGCGAAGATCTCTACTATCGGCTGAACGTCTTCCCGATCACCATTCCGGCGCTGCGCCGGCGCAAGGAGGATATCCCCGTTCTGGTACGCGCCTTCGTCGAGCGCTTCTCCGCCGAGCAGAGACTCGATCAGCGGCTGACGGTATCGAGCGGTGCCATGGCGCTGCTGACGTCCTATGACTGGCCGGGCAATATCCGCCAGCTCGAAAACGCGATCTTCCGCGCCGTCGTGCTTGCTGACGGCCACGAACTCACGGTCAGGGATTTTCCGCAGGTCGCCACCCAGATACCGGGCTACATCGTTGCCGACCGCTCCGGTCTCTCCTGGGGGGAAGCCGGCCCGGAACGTCGTCCCGCCTCCGGTCAGCTCGCCGCCGCCCAGGCCGATGCCGGCGCGCGGGAACAACCGGCGCATTCCGAGCAGACCCCGGAAGGCCGTCTGGAGAACGCCATCGCCAGCCTCAGCGAAGGCGGCGAGGTCAGGAAGCTCGCCGAGGTCGAGGAGGAACTGATTCGGTTTGCCCTGAAATTCTACCGCGGCCAGATGAGCCAAGTGGCGCGCAAATTGGGAATCGGGCGCTCGACTCTCTATCGCAAACTCAAGGATTACGGCATCGATCCCGACAATCCCCTGCGTGAAGCGGCATAA